The DNA segment GTCCCCCAGGCGCAGCTCGCGCAACTGGTCGAGCGCCATCTCCAGCGTCGGGTGGTGATCTCCTGATCGTCGGCGCCCGTTGTTGGGTGGCTCCCGTCGGTGGTCGCGCCGGATCTTGGCAACGCCGTGGGCGTGATCGTAGTGTGCGCGCCCGACGTCCTCCGGCCCCGCATGACCGCTTCCTCCTCCGCTGACGACAACCCCGCCGCGGTCCCACCGGACCGGGGGCGGTTCGCCGCGACGCAGTGGTCGATGGTCCTGCAGGCGGGGCGGGCGGACTCGGGTGACGCGCAGGAGGCGTTGGCCCGCCTGTGCGAGACGTATTGGTATCCGCTTTACGCGCACGTGCGTCGGCGGGGGTACGCGGCGGCCGATGCGCAGGACCTCACGCAGGAGTTTTTTCTGCGCCTGCTTGACCGGCGCCTGCTGGCGCAGGCGGATCCGCAGCGGGGGCGGTTTCGGTCATTCGTCCTCACCGCGCTCGACCATTTCCTGGCGGATGCTCGCGCCAAGGCCCAGGCGCAGAAACGCGGCGGCGGCGCGGCGGGGTTGTCGCTGGATTTCGATTTTGCCGAGAGGCGATTCGCGATCGAGCCGGTGGACGCGGCCGCGCCGGACAAGATATTCGACTGGCAATGGGCGCTGGCGCTGCTCGAGGCGGTGCTCCGGCAACTCGCGGCCGAGTATGCGGCGCAGGGCCAGGAGCGGGTGTATGCGCTGCTCAAGGATGCGCTGATCCGCGGTCGGGACGGCCTGTCGTACGCCGAAATCGGAGGAAAGCTGGGCCTGAGCGAAGGCGCAGTGAAGGTGGCCGCGCACCGGCTGCGCCGACGCTATCGGGAGTACCTGCGCGCCGAGATTGCGCGTACGGTGGCCGCGGAGGCGGACGTCGCGGATGAAATGCGTCACCTGATGCGCACCTTTTCTGGCGAATGACCGGTAACCTTTCGCCGCATTTTCCGTAGCACGGGGCAGGAACCACCATGGATACCTCATCCGTCTGCCCGCGTTGCGGCAAATCTCTCCCCGCTGGGGCCCCGCAGGGGCTCTGTCCCGCCTGCCTGCTGGCGGCCGGCTTCGCCGCCACGACCCAGGCGGTGCCCGGAGCGCCGGCCTCGGAGCCTGCCGCGGGCGGAGCAGGGTTCGAACCACCTCCGCCGGAGGCGTTGGCGCCGCATTTCCCGCAGCTGCAGATCGAGGTGTGCGTGGGCCAGGGCGGAATGGGCGCCGTGTATCGGGCGCGCCAGCCGGCGCTCGATCGCATCGTGGCGCTCAAGATCCTGCCGCCGCACCTGGCGGACGTGCCGGGCTTCACGGAGCGGTTTACGCGCGAGGCGCGGGCACTCGCGCGGCTGAGCCATCCGCACATCGTGGCGGTGCACGATTTCGGCCAGGCGGGCGGGTATCACTACCTGCTGATGGAGTACGTCGACGGCGTGAACCTGCGGCACCTGTTGAACGCGGGGCGGGTTTCGCCGCGGGAGGCGCTGGCGATCGTGCCCCCGGTGTGCGAGGCGCTCCAGTTTGCGCATGACCGCGGCATCGTGCACCGCGACATCAAGCCGGAGAACATCCTGATCGGGAAGGACGGCCAGGTGAAGATCGCCGACTTCGGGCTCGCGAAGATCGTGGGGGCGGAGCCGGGCGCACCGGCGCTCACGATGGCAGGCAACGTGATGGGCACGCCGCATTACATGGCGCCGGAACAGATCGAGCATCCGACCGAGGTCGATCACCGCGCCGACATCTATTCGCTCGGCGTGGTGCTCTACCAGATGCTCACGGGCGAACTGCCGCTGGGTCGCTTCGGGCCGCCCTCGCGCAAGGTGCAGATCGATGTGCGGCTCGATGAGATCGTGCTCCGCGCGCTCGAGAAGGAGCCGGAGCTGCGTTACCAGCAGGCCGCCGGGCTCCGGACCGACGTGGAAACCGTGGCCGCGGGTGCGGCCAGAGCGGGTGGGGGCGCGGCGGCCGCCGCGACCGCGTCAGGCGCGATCCCGCCCCCGCCGCGACCCGTAGCCGAGGAGGCGAGCAATGCCCGCGCCGAGGACGGGGTCCTGGTGGTGCCGGCGATCGGGCCGCGGCTGCCCCGACGCTGCGTGGTGACGAACGTGCCCGTGACGGAAAACGAACTGCGCCGCGAGCGGCTCGAGTGGCTGCATCCGGTGTTGTGGCTGTCGCTGCTCGCGACGCCGCTGGCCTTTGCGATCGTGTATTACCTGTTCCGGCGGTCGTTGACGATCGAGGTGCCTGTGAGCGCGCAAAGCCGGCGCCGCGATCATCGGCGCTTCTGGATCGCGCTCGGACTGCTGCTGGCCGGTCTCGTCGCACTGGGACTCGGGCTGACGTCGCTCGATGCCCCTCCCGGAGCGTTGGGGTGGCCGGAGTTGATCTTCATCGGCGCGCTGGTGTGTGCATTCGCGCTACCGATCGCGCTGGTGGCGGATCGGCGTCGGCGGCAGGTGCTGAGGATCACGCGCTGGGAGGACGGCGAAGTCTGGTTGGCGGGCGCGGACGCATCGTTCCTGGCCTCGCTGCCGGGGGCGGCGCCGGATGCGGCGGCACGAGCCGCGGCCCGGCGCCGGCGCGCCCGGCGCGCGTTGGAGATCGGACTGGTCCTGCTGGCCGCCGTCATCGTTGGGTGGAGTCTGTGGCGGAACCGCTCCAGCCGGGTGGTGGGCGAGCCGGCGCCGACGCTCGTTCGAACCACGCGCGCGCAAGCGGTTCGACCGCCGGAGCCGGCCAATGCGGCGCGGGGATTTGGGCCGGTGTTCGAACGCGTGGTGGGCGCGGTTGGCAAGGGGGAGACGCCGGAGCTGATTCGGTTCAGCACGGGCGAAGTGCGGTGGCAGCGCGACGTGCTCGGAGATCCGATTACGGTCCGGAGCACGCAGGAGACGATCGCGGTGTTTCGAGAACAGGAGATTGATGCCACGGGCACGCTCGATCCCGCGACGCGAGGCCTGGCCGGCTGGGAAATGTGCGCCCTGCCGACGACGGCGACGATGTGGGAGACGGCGGGGTCGGCGACGGTGGAAGCGGCGCTGGCCGGGTGTCAGCCGGGCAGCCCCGTGACCATGCAAGGGACCGGAGCGCTGCCGGCCACGTACGCCTTTATGACGCGCCACGGACAGGTGGGGCTGCTGCAGATTGTGGGGTTCTCTACCCGACCGGGGGGCGTCAGGATTCGCTACAAACTGGTGCAATCCACGGTGGCCGCCGGGAATGCCGCGAGGCCCGTGAGGGTGCCGGCGCCGCCGCCGCTGCCCGGCGAGGAGACGAACCCGGAGGTCATCGCGGCGGAGCTTCGCCAGGCTGAGCGTGCGGAGCGGGACCTGAAGGCGCGTCACGCCACTGGTGTCGTCGGCACCATGGAAATGCAGGATGCCACTTCCGCGGTGGAGCGTTGGCGGGCGCTGCAGGCGGGCGACCGGCTGCGATACCGCAAGCAGTTGTTGGCGGACGCCGAGCGGCGGCTGGCCTGGATCAAGAGCCGCCTGGACAGCGGTCTCGGCACGCGCGCGGAGTTCGATGCCGCCGAGACGGCGGTCGCGGTCGCCCAAGCGCGGGTCCGGGAACTGACGCCACCACTGCAGCCCTGAGGTCGCGCCGGGACGGCGATTCGTCGCTTTACCTCGTGCTTACGATCCCGCCGCGCGGCAGAAGGGCGGCTTGATTCTCTTTAGCTGCCACATGTTGGCATTGCGGGCGCGGCGGAGGTGGTCACGTTCGCGTACCCCACTCCCACCTCATGCCTTTTGCGCGTCGGTTTGCCGTGCTCCTCGTCATCGGTGCCGCCTGTTCGACGGCCGGCGGGGCCGTCGACGATATCGAGACGCTCGAGCACCAGATCGAACGGACCGAACCTTCGGAGCGCCCGGCGCAGCTGATTGCGCTGGCGGAGCGCCTGGAAGCCGTCGATGCCGCGCGCGGGGCTGCGGCGGCCGAGCGGGCGCTGGCGCTGGCCCGGTCGCCGGCGGAACGGCTGGCGGCACAGGCGGCGCTGGCGAGCTTGATCCGGCAGCAAGCCGACTACCCCGGAGCGTTGAAGCTCGCGCAAGAGGGGCTTGAGGCCGCCACCACCCTTGGCGACGACCGGCTCCGGGCCTCGTTCCTGTACGTCCTCGCGCGCACCTACTGGGCAGTGGGTGATTATCCGACGGCCCTGCGCCACTTTCACGATACCATCCGGCTTGGCGAGGCCGTCCACGATTCCGGCCTGCTCACGGACGCCCACCTTGGCGTCGTCACGCTGTACCGGGAGTTCCTGGACCTGACGCAGGCGAAAGGCCACCTCGAGGAGGCGCGGAAGTTCGCCGAGCTGTCGCGCGATCCGCGCCGGCTCGGAGACTATTACCGCGTGCTGGGCAACTATCTCGATGCCGTGGGCGATCTCCCCGGCTCGCGCGCGGCGCACGAGCGCTCGCGGCAGATCAACGCGGAGGCCGGCAATGAACGGGGGGTGGCGGATGCCCTGCAGAACCTCGGATACGTCTCTGAAAGCGAGCGAAAGTTCGACGAGGCCCGGGAGCAGTTCGTGGCCGCCGTTGCGATCTACGAGCGGCTCGGCTTGAAGCGTCATCTCTGCAACGCCTACCGGCAGCTTGGGCGCGTGCTCGTGAAACAACAGCGGTTGGAGGAGGGAGTTCGGTACCTCGATGCCAGCCTGGAGCTGGCCCGCGGTTTTGGTGGACGCATGGGCGTCGCCAAGGCGTACAAGCAGCTCTCCATTGCGCACGAGGTCGCGGGGAATCTTCCGCTTGCGTTGGATTACCAGCGCCGGCTGACCGAGGAGAACGAGGCCATTCTCGGTGAGCAGTCGCGGCAGCAGATGTCGTTGCTCGAGGCGCGGTACGGCGCCGAGCGGCGGCGGCAGCAGATCGAGCTGCTTGAGCGCAATCAGGAGCTGAGCGCGGCCGAGCTGCAGCGTGCCCGGCAGCTGCAACTTGGCCTTGGGGCCTTGCTCCTCCTTGGCGCCGTGGCGGTGGCGGCCGTGGTGAGCCGACAGCGGCTCAAGCTGGCGGCCGAACGTCGCGTGCTGGCGGAGGCGCGTCGGGCGCAACAGGCCGCCGATGATGCCAACCTGCTCAAGACGCGGCTGCTGGGTATTGTTTCCCATGACCTGAAGGCGCCGCTGCGCGGTCTGGTGAGCGGCGCGGACGAGATCTCACGCCACCCTGAAAAGATGGGGCGCAATCAGGCGCTGGCGACCCGCATGCATGCGGAAGGGGAGCGGATGTTCTCGCTGATCCGCGATCTGCTCGATCTCTCCGCGCTGGAGACTGGCGGGGTGGAACTGCGTCGCGCGCCCTGCGATCTCGGAGCGCTCGCGGAGGCCCGCGTCGCGCTGCTCCGCCCGGCCGCGGAGGCCAAGGAGCAGGTGCTGACGATCAGGTTGCCCGGCGCCCCAGCCATCGTTTTGGCGGATGCATCCCGGCTCGCCCAGGTGATAGACAATCTGATCAGCAACGCGCTGAAGTTCACCCCTGTGGGCAAGGGCATTCACGTCAGCGTCGAGTGCGCCGGTGGCCGGGCCTCGCTCCGCGTCCGTGACGAAGGTCCCGGCCTGGCACCGGAGGATTTCGGGCGCCTGTTCCAGCCATTCCAGACCTTGTCGGCGCAACCGACCGCGGGCGAATCGTCGAGCGGACTCGGCCTCTATATCGCCCACGAAATGATCGCGCTCCATGGCGGCCAGCTCGGGGTTGAGTCCTCTCCCGGCGAAGGCGCCGAGTTTGTCTTCGAGGTTCCGCTGCTGGCGGATCGCTCAACCGCAGACCGCGCGGCGGTGGATGGCGTGCCGGTCACAATCGAACCCGCACCGGCTGCGCCGGCGACGCGCACGCTCGCGCCATCCGGTTGACGACGGCGCGGCCCGCCGGTGCCGCGCGGCTCAGGCCCGCCCCTGCTCGAGCCACCAGCGCGCCAAGGAGACTGCATCGCGCACGCCCACTTTCTGCATCACGTTCGCGCGGTAGTTGTCCACGGTGCGGACACTGAGTGCGAGCTGCTGCGCGATTTCCTTGGAGGTAAGGCCGCTGGCAACGAGGCGGGCGACGTCGCGTTCGCGCGCCGAGAGGACGGCCGCACTGACCCGCCCGGGCGCCGAGGGGTGGAGCGCGAAACGCGAGCCTTGGGGCATGACCCCGGCAAAGAAGTACATGCCACCGGCGAGCACCCGCTCGACAGCGCGCATCGCGTGTTCGAGCGGCGAGCCCTTGTCGACGAACCCGGCCACGCCGAGGGCGATCAGTTCGGCGGGCAGCGCGGCATCCGCCTGGGCGGTCAGTACGATCACGCGGACCCGCGCATCCCGGGCGCGGACCTGACGGATGACCTCGCGACCATCGAGGCCGGGTAGCCCGAGGTCGACCAGCAGCAGCTGCACGGGGTGGGAGAGACAGTGGCGGAGCGCCGCGCGGCCCTCGGCGAACGCATGCAGTGCCGCCGGAGCGAAGGTCTGGCTGAGCGAATTGGCCAGGAGATCGCGGAGGAGCGACTCGTCTTCGACGACGACAAAATGGCAGGTGGTGGGATCGAGACTCGCTGGCTTGCTGGTGGGTGTGGGCCCGGTCACGCGGGAAAACCTTGGGTGGTCCGGTAGGCGTCGCAAGGTCGTAGAGTAAAATTACTCTGGCGACTGGGTGATAGACCGCTTCGCAAGCCGCTTCCAAGGGCGCTCGCCTGAGGGCGTTCCTACCACCATGTCCACTTCGATTTGGACGGCGTCTGCCGTCATGCTGCGGTTTTTGTGCTCCGGCTCGCGTGTGCGCGGGCTTCTTCCCGCCCTGGCTCTGGTGTTGGCCACTGTGGCCAGCGCGGCGCCGGGCTACACCTTGAGCCCTTCGACGGTGCCGAATGGCACGCTGGGTGAGTCGTACTCGGCCTCGCTCGCCGTCTCCGGGGTCGCGAGTCCGCCCGGGTTCAACTTCGCGGTGTCTGTGGGCACGCTACCGCCTGGTCTGTCGCTCGTGGGCAGCGGTACTGCGGGGGCGACGATCGCCGGTACGCCGACGGTGGCAGGGAGCTACTCGTTTACGATCAAGGCGACCGAAGCCGGCGGTCCCGGGACGGCGAGCCAAGCATATTCCCTCGCCATCAGTCCACCCCCGGCGCCGGTCGTGGTGCAGGCCACGGGACCCAATGCGGGCACGTATGGTGCGGGCGATGTGCTGGACTTCACCCTCGCGTTTGATCGCGTCGTGACCGTGGTGGGTGGCACGCCGACACTCACGCTGACGATCGGCAACGCGCGGCGGCTGGCGTATTATGCGGCGGGCAGCGGTACGACCGCGCTGACGTTCCGCCACACGGTGCAGCCGGGGGACAACGATGCGGATGGCATCACCTGCGCCGACTCGGTCGCGCTCAATGGCGCGACGATGCGCAGTGGCGGTGCGGTCGACGCCGAACGGTCGTTTACGCCACCGGACACAACCCTGGTCCGCATCGACACGGCGCCGATCGTGACCGGCATCCGCCGGTGGGCGCCGCGAACAGTCGGCACGCCCGCGACGAGTGTCGTCTATCGCGTGACCTTCAGCGAACCCGTCACCGGCGTGGACGCGGCGGACTTCGTTCTGAACAAGACGATGAGCGCCTTCGGGGTGGTTGGGAACGTCGAGGCGGTCGACGCGATGACCTATGCGGTGACGATCACGGGGCTCTCCGGCGTCGGGACGGTGCGGCTGGACCTGAAGGGGGCCGGCACCGGAATCGTGGACAGGAGTGCGCAGCCGGTGAGCGGCGGGTTCTCGATGGGGCAGATTTACGTGCCGATGATGGCGTCGTTCCCGGTCGGTTGGGGACGAAACGTGTACGGGAGGCTGGGCGACAACACCACAACGGAGCGGCATATGCCCTCGGCCCTGCACACGACGGGAAAGCTCGCGGGGAAGTATCTCGTGGACCTGGCGGCGGGCGGCTACTTCAGCATAGGCCTCACGGCCGACGGGCAGGTCTTCGCGTGGGGACGCAATGCCGATGGCCAGCTCGGGGTCGGCACGAACGGAGACTGGTTTGCCCCGCAACCGGTCAGCACGACGGGCGCGCTGCAGGGCAAGACGATCACGGCGATCGCCGCGGGCGGCTATCATGCCCTGGCGGTGGACGCCGAGGGCAGGGTCTACGCCTGGGGTCGAAATGCCCAGGGTCAGCTTGGCAACCGCAGCACGACCGACAGCAATGTGCCGGTTGCGGTGTACATGGACGGTGCACTGGCGGGAAAGCGCGTGGTGGCGGTGGCGGCCGGCGACGAGTTCAGTGTCGCGCTGACGGACGACGGCCTTGTCTACACCTGGGGAGACGGGGGTGACGGCCAGTTGGGGCACAACGCTTTTGTCGATTTCAGCAACGAGCCGGTGGCGGTCGGAACGAGCGGGGCGCTGAACGGCAAGTTTGTCACGGCGATCGCGGCGGGCTCGGAGCACGTCCTCGCGCTGACGAGCGAGGGCAAGGTTTACGCTTGGGGCAGCAATGGTTACGGCCAGCTCGGGACGAACATGTTCGGCACCAACCGCAGCCTGCCGAACCCGGTGTACCATGGCGGCGCCTACGGCCAGAAGACCGTCGTGGATATCGCCTGCGGCTGGGACCACAGCATCGCGCTCACGGCGGACGGTCGTGTGTACGTGTGGGGCGAGAATGACCACGGCCAGGTCGGCAACAACTCCAAGTCCAATCGCAACGACCCCGGGATCGTTTCGGCCGCCGGCGTGCTCAATGGCAAGACCGTGGCCGCCGTCACCGGCGGCGACTCGCACACGACGGCGCTGACCACGGAGGGGCGGGTGTACGACTGGGGCTTCAACGACTACGGCCAGCTCGGCAATGACACCGAGGGGACGGATACCCCGCTGCCTGTCGCCGTTGACACGAGCGGTGCGCTGGCTGGCAAAACCGTGGTCGCCCTCGGGAGCAACTGGGGCGGTGTTTTCAACCTCGCGCTCGCCGTGGCGACGACCGGACCGCGCATCATGGCCGTTCTGGCTCCGCCGGACGGCGTGTACCAGACGGGCGACACCCTGGCCCTCACGGTTCAATTCAACGCGCCGGTTGCCGTCACGACCGCCGGAGGCGTGCCTTATATCGACATGATCATCGGCAGTAGCACGCGCGCGCTGGCGTATGCCTCGGGGTCCGGCACGGACACCCTGACGTTCAGCTACACCGTCCAGGCAGATGATCGGGACATTGACGGCCTGACGCCGGGCAGCGCCATCGTGCCAGGCGGGGGGACGATCAAGGATGCGGCCGGGCTTACGGCTACGCTCGATTTCACCCGGCCCACCACGAGTGGGGTTTTCGTGAATGCTCGGCCGATACCAATGGCCTTCACGCCGGCGGTGGCTGCGGTTGAGGTGAGCCCCGGCGCGACTCTTTCCATTGGCTTTTCCGAGTCGGTTACGGCCGTGGCCGGCAAGAAGATCGTCATCCGGCGGACGGGCGACAGTGCGGTGGCGGCGGCCCTTGACGCCGGCGACGCCCAGCGAGTCACGATCAGCGGCGGAACGGTAACCATTGTGCCTGGCATCACGTTGCTTTCGGGCACCGCGTACGCGGTGGAGATCGAAGGTGGGGCCTTCTTGAACGCTGCCAACTTTGGCTCGGCCGCGATGACGGGTTCAGCCTGGAACTTCGTCACGAGAGTCGAGACCGATGTGTCGGCTGCTGACTCCGATGCGCTGGCCAGCTATTTGGGGAACCCGGCGGTCGAGCGCATCTACCTGCAGGAAGGGGCGACGTATCACTATGCTGGCGGCCGCATCACGCGCCCGGTTGGCATCCAGGGAAATGGGGCGACGATCCAGGCCGGAGCGGGTGTGCGCGTGGATGTTGTGCGGGCGGACGACGTCACCGTGAGCAGCGCCGCACTGCCGACGTACACCGACCAACGGGTGTTCTTCGCGATCGACGCGGGAGGGGCGCTCACGTTGCGCAACGTCACGCTCCAGAACAATGGCGCCGACGCGCTGGCGAATGGCTTCTTTTGCGTGATCGACGTGAAGTCGGGCGGGACCTTCGACGGTGAGGGGGTTACGCTCGAAGACTTCCACAATAACCCGACGCCGGGCAACAACCTCGCTTTCGGCATTCACGCCGAACCCAGCGCGCACGAGGTCCGGTTCGTTTCGTCAACGGTGTCGGCGTCGAACGCCTTCCGTAACGCGGTCGCGATCCGCGGGGGCGTGTTCACCATCGAGGCGAACACGTTCGGCGGCACGGATCACCCGGACCGCCTGCGCAACTCCGACGGCTATGAGTACGCGGTTTACCTCTACGGCGGTTCCGGTTCGGTGCGGCAGAATCAGATCCGCGGTTACGACGCGACGACCCAACTCGGCTACAGCAGCGCAGCGATCGCGTTGATCGGCTATTACCCGCTGACGGCGAATGTCTCCGGGAACACGCTGGCGGATAACTCCGTGGGTATCGACGTGACGCGTGCCTACTCGTCGCTCCTCATCAACCCGGCGTCCCGGCCGACCGTGACCGTGAACAGCATTACGGTGACGGACAGCGCGTCGGCCTTTGCCCTCGGCGAGAATCTCCGGAGCGCCAACGTCACCAACACTTCGGCGGTGTCACTGGACCAGACGGATGAGGTGCTGGTGGTCGACTCCACCTCCAGCACCAACGCCACCTACTACACGGTGCTGGGAGGCTATCGCTGGCCGTACCTTGAGAAGGCCAATCGGACCGCCGGCACCGTTGACCTCAAGCTGCCCGCGACCAGTGACAGCATTGATATCCTCAATGCGGCCACGACGATCGCGATCGAGCAGCAGCTGGACGAGGAGACGACGTGGTCGGCGGCGGATGTCACTTGGGCTGGGACACCACACTCAGTGGCCACCGCCAGCGTCGCGCCCAATCACGTGTACCGCTTCCGGGTCAAGCTCACGCACCAGAGTGCGACCGACCAAGGCGATCCGGAAGCGCGGACCCTCGTTACGTATTCGGGGCCGGTGGAAGTGGTGGATGACCAGGCGCCGGATTCTCCGTCCGCGCCCGATTTGGCCCCTGAGAGCGACACCGGCGCTTCGGACCACGATGATGTCACGGCCGCAACGACGCCGACGTTTACCGGTACCGCGGAAAGCGGCGTTTCCGTCACCCTTTATGACGGCGAGGCCAGTGTGGGCTCGGCCGACGCGGTTGATGGCCGCTGGTCCATCACCACCCCAACTTTGGCGGAAGGGGATCACACCTTCACGGCGCGGGCGAAGGACGCCGCCGGCAACAGCAGCGCGCTGTCGCCGGCAACGACGATCACGGTCGATACCACGGCGCCAACGATCACCAGCGGCCCGACGAGTTCCGGGCGGTACATGGCGGTCTTTGGCGGCTGTACGGTTACGGCTGCGGGCGGCGCCGTGGCGTTCGATGCCGCCGGGCTGCCGGCTGGCCTCTCGATCGCGGGTGGCACCGGCGTCATCAGTGGCACGCCGACGACATCGGGTACCTTTGCCGTCGCGCTTTCCGCGAAGGATGCCGCCGGCAATACCGCGCAGGCGACGCTCAGCCTTGAGGTTGGCCAGGTGGCGCTGACCGTCACCGGCATCACCGTGCCAAACCGCGCCTACGACGGGACGACGACCGCCACGCTCAATCTGGGCGCGGCGCAGTTGATCGGGCGGATCTCCGACGACCAGGTCACCCTCGTTGCGAGTGGTGCCGTGGCGGTGTTTGCCGATCCAAATGCGGGTGCTGGCAAGGCGGTCACCGTGACCGGCTTGGGGCTGACCGGGAGCCGGTCCCGGCATTACACCCTGACGCCGCCCGTGCTCACGGGTACGATCACGCGCGCCGTGGCGACGGTGACGCTGGGTGGACTGGCGGCCGTGTATGACGGTGCGCCGAAGGCGGCGACGGCCACGACGGTGCCGGTCGGACTGCCGGTGACGCTGACTTACGATGGGGCGGCGACCGCGCCAACGGCAGCCGGGGTGTACGCCGTCGCCGCGAGCGTGGATGCGGCCAACTACACGGCCGCGACATCGGGTGTGCTCGAGATTGCG comes from the Opitutus sp. ER46 genome and includes:
- a CDS encoding response regulator transcription factor; the protein is MTGPTPTSKPASLDPTTCHFVVVEDESLLRDLLANSLSQTFAPAALHAFAEGRAALRHCLSHPVQLLLVDLGLPGLDGREVIRQVRARDARVRVIVLTAQADAALPAELIALGVAGFVDKGSPLEHAMRAVERVLAGGMYFFAGVMPQGSRFALHPSAPGRVSAAVLSARERDVARLVASGLTSKEIAQQLALSVRTVDNYRANVMQKVGVRDAVSLARWWLEQGRA
- a CDS encoding serine/threonine-protein kinase, which encodes MDTSSVCPRCGKSLPAGAPQGLCPACLLAAGFAATTQAVPGAPASEPAAGGAGFEPPPPEALAPHFPQLQIEVCVGQGGMGAVYRARQPALDRIVALKILPPHLADVPGFTERFTREARALARLSHPHIVAVHDFGQAGGYHYLLMEYVDGVNLRHLLNAGRVSPREALAIVPPVCEALQFAHDRGIVHRDIKPENILIGKDGQVKIADFGLAKIVGAEPGAPALTMAGNVMGTPHYMAPEQIEHPTEVDHRADIYSLGVVLYQMLTGELPLGRFGPPSRKVQIDVRLDEIVLRALEKEPELRYQQAAGLRTDVETVAAGAARAGGGAAAAATASGAIPPPPRPVAEEASNARAEDGVLVVPAIGPRLPRRCVVTNVPVTENELRRERLEWLHPVLWLSLLATPLAFAIVYYLFRRSLTIEVPVSAQSRRRDHRRFWIALGLLLAGLVALGLGLTSLDAPPGALGWPELIFIGALVCAFALPIALVADRRRRQVLRITRWEDGEVWLAGADASFLASLPGAAPDAAARAAARRRRARRALEIGLVLLAAVIVGWSLWRNRSSRVVGEPAPTLVRTTRAQAVRPPEPANAARGFGPVFERVVGAVGKGETPELIRFSTGEVRWQRDVLGDPITVRSTQETIAVFREQEIDATGTLDPATRGLAGWEMCALPTTATMWETAGSATVEAALAGCQPGSPVTMQGTGALPATYAFMTRHGQVGLLQIVGFSTRPGGVRIRYKLVQSTVAAGNAARPVRVPAPPPLPGEETNPEVIAAELRQAERAERDLKARHATGVVGTMEMQDATSAVERWRALQAGDRLRYRKQLLADAERRLAWIKSRLDSGLGTRAEFDAAETAVAVAQARVRELTPPLQP
- a CDS encoding sigma-70 family RNA polymerase sigma factor, translating into MTASSSADDNPAAVPPDRGRFAATQWSMVLQAGRADSGDAQEALARLCETYWYPLYAHVRRRGYAAADAQDLTQEFFLRLLDRRLLAQADPQRGRFRSFVLTALDHFLADARAKAQAQKRGGGAAGLSLDFDFAERRFAIEPVDAAAPDKIFDWQWALALLEAVLRQLAAEYAAQGQERVYALLKDALIRGRDGLSYAEIGGKLGLSEGAVKVAAHRLRRRYREYLRAEIARTVAAEADVADEMRHLMRTFSGE
- a CDS encoding ATP-binding protein, coding for MPFARRFAVLLVIGAACSTAGGAVDDIETLEHQIERTEPSERPAQLIALAERLEAVDAARGAAAAERALALARSPAERLAAQAALASLIRQQADYPGALKLAQEGLEAATTLGDDRLRASFLYVLARTYWAVGDYPTALRHFHDTIRLGEAVHDSGLLTDAHLGVVTLYREFLDLTQAKGHLEEARKFAELSRDPRRLGDYYRVLGNYLDAVGDLPGSRAAHERSRQINAEAGNERGVADALQNLGYVSESERKFDEAREQFVAAVAIYERLGLKRHLCNAYRQLGRVLVKQQRLEEGVRYLDASLELARGFGGRMGVAKAYKQLSIAHEVAGNLPLALDYQRRLTEENEAILGEQSRQQMSLLEARYGAERRRQQIELLERNQELSAAELQRARQLQLGLGALLLLGAVAVAAVVSRQRLKLAAERRVLAEARRAQQAADDANLLKTRLLGIVSHDLKAPLRGLVSGADEISRHPEKMGRNQALATRMHAEGERMFSLIRDLLDLSALETGGVELRRAPCDLGALAEARVALLRPAAEAKEQVLTIRLPGAPAIVLADASRLAQVIDNLISNALKFTPVGKGIHVSVECAGGRASLRVRDEGPGLAPEDFGRLFQPFQTLSAQPTAGESSSGLGLYIAHEMIALHGGQLGVESSPGEGAEFVFEVPLLADRSTADRAAVDGVPVTIEPAPAAPATRTLAPSG